A DNA window from Portunus trituberculatus isolate SZX2019 chromosome 47, ASM1759143v1, whole genome shotgun sequence contains the following coding sequences:
- the LOC123520455 gene encoding nucleoside diphosphate-linked moiety X motif 19-like isoform X4, producing MRQGPMKTMAGRLWREAASLMVVGRAASVNSKIPKQDYKVLFLKRNERSSFMPNSYVFPGGVSEPADFSEEWFDVFKKCGYEPFGLLKDLRTNAPSPMIFSNKTYSITPEIGFRIGAIREAFEECGLLIAHHFPFKSLDKPELTKWQQIVHQDASQFVVMFQELGGCPGLWDLHEWISWLTPTHFASRRFDTAFFITFMEKIPQIFADDKEVVDIKVVSPLEMVKQWRTGAVQLPPPQVYEVSRLLSIDSYEELEEFARERGKNGMDHYFPVRIVAKNGTVLCLAGDDLYPEEPDYTGEQAQLVVQETVEELRGLAQNHHRMELKKHNLKLLIDKRRDAYYDV from the exons atgagacagGGACCGATGAAG ACCATGGCTGGAAGGTTATGGCGAGAGGCAGCCTCACTCATGGTGGTGGGACGTGCAGCCAGTGTGAATTCTAAG ATTCCCAAGCAAGACTACAAGGTTCTCTTTTTGAAACGCAATGAAAGGAGTTCTTTCATGCCAAACTCGTATGTGTTTCCAG GAGGAGTGAGTGAACCTGCAGATTTCTCTGAGGAATGGTTTGATGTGTTCAAAAAGTGTGGATATGAACCATTCGGTCTGCTCAAAGACTTAAG AACCAATGCACCATCACCTATGATATTTTCCAACAAGACATACTCCATCACACCTGAGATTGGCTTCAGGATAGGAGCCATAAGGGAGGCCTTTGAGGAATGTGGCCTTTTAATTGCACATCACTTCCCCTTCAAAAGCCTGGACAAGCCAGAACTCACAAAATGGCAGCAAATTGTGCACCAGGATGCTTCAcag TTTGTTGTGATGTTCCAAGAGCTGGGTGGGTGTCCTGGCCTCTGGGATCTGCATGAGTGGATATCATGGCTCACACCAACACACTTTGCCAGTCGGAGATTTGACACTGCTTTCTTCATAACCTTCATGGAAAAAATACCGCAAATTTTTGCTGATGACAAAGAAGTTGTTGATATTAAG GTGGTGTCGCCTTTAGAAATGGTGAAACAGTGGCGCACTGgagctgtccagcttccaccacCTCAGGTCTATGAAGTGAGTCGTCTGCTTAGTATTGACTCTTatgaggagctggaggagtttGCACGTGAGCGAGGAAAAAATGGCATGGATCATTATTTTCCTGTCAGAATTGTTGCCAAGAATGGAACAGTCCTTTGCTTGGCAG GAGATGATCTGTATCCTGAAGAGCCAGACTATACAGGGGAGCAGGCACAGCTTGTGGTGCAGGAGACTGTGGAGGAACTGAGAGGCCTTGCTCAGAATCATCATCGAATGGAATTGAAAAAGCACAACTTGAAATTATTG ATAGATAAGCGACGAGACGCATACTATGATGTGtga
- the LOC123520455 gene encoding nucleoside diphosphate-linked moiety X motif 19-like isoform X3 yields the protein MRQGPMKTMAGRLWREAASLMVVGRAASVNSKIPKQDYKVLFLKRNERSSFMPNSYVFPGGVSEPADFSEEWFDVFKKCGYEPFGLLKDLRTNAPSPMIFSNKTYSITPEIGFRIGAIREAFEECGLLIAHHFPFKSLDKPELTKWQQIVHQDASQFVVMFQELGGCPGLWDLHEWISWLTPTHFASRRFDTAFFITFMEKIPQIFADDKEVVDIKVVSPLEMVKQWRTGAVQLPPPQVYEVSRLLSIDSYEELEEFARERGKNGMDHYFPVRIVAKNGTVLCLAGDDLYPEEPDYTGEQAQLVVQETVEELRGLAQNHHRMELKKHNLKLLVNVAPKYGHISVKKAMGMMSTLK from the exons atgagacagGGACCGATGAAG ACCATGGCTGGAAGGTTATGGCGAGAGGCAGCCTCACTCATGGTGGTGGGACGTGCAGCCAGTGTGAATTCTAAG ATTCCCAAGCAAGACTACAAGGTTCTCTTTTTGAAACGCAATGAAAGGAGTTCTTTCATGCCAAACTCGTATGTGTTTCCAG GAGGAGTGAGTGAACCTGCAGATTTCTCTGAGGAATGGTTTGATGTGTTCAAAAAGTGTGGATATGAACCATTCGGTCTGCTCAAAGACTTAAG AACCAATGCACCATCACCTATGATATTTTCCAACAAGACATACTCCATCACACCTGAGATTGGCTTCAGGATAGGAGCCATAAGGGAGGCCTTTGAGGAATGTGGCCTTTTAATTGCACATCACTTCCCCTTCAAAAGCCTGGACAAGCCAGAACTCACAAAATGGCAGCAAATTGTGCACCAGGATGCTTCAcag TTTGTTGTGATGTTCCAAGAGCTGGGTGGGTGTCCTGGCCTCTGGGATCTGCATGAGTGGATATCATGGCTCACACCAACACACTTTGCCAGTCGGAGATTTGACACTGCTTTCTTCATAACCTTCATGGAAAAAATACCGCAAATTTTTGCTGATGACAAAGAAGTTGTTGATATTAAG GTGGTGTCGCCTTTAGAAATGGTGAAACAGTGGCGCACTGgagctgtccagcttccaccacCTCAGGTCTATGAAGTGAGTCGTCTGCTTAGTATTGACTCTTatgaggagctggaggagtttGCACGTGAGCGAGGAAAAAATGGCATGGATCATTATTTTCCTGTCAGAATTGTTGCCAAGAATGGAACAGTCCTTTGCTTGGCAG GAGATGATCTGTATCCTGAAGAGCCAGACTATACAGGGGAGCAGGCACAGCTTGTGGTGCAGGAGACTGTGGAGGAACTGAGAGGCCTTGCTCAGAATCATCATCGAATGGAATTGAAAAAGCACAACTTGAAATTATTGGTAAATGTTGCTCCAAAATATGGACATATATCTGTCAAAAAAGCAATGGGAATGATGTCAACTTTGAAATGA
- the LOC123520455 gene encoding nucleoside diphosphate-linked moiety X motif 19-like isoform X1 has product MRQGPMKTMAGRLWREAASLMVVGRAASVNSKIPKQDYKVLFLKRNERSSFMPNSYVFPGGVSEPADFSEEWFDVFKKCGYEPFGLLKDLRTNAPSPMIFSNKTYSITPEIGFRIGAIREAFEECGLLIAHHFPFKSLDKPELTKWQQIVHQDASQFVVMFQELGGCPGLWDLHEWISWLTPTHFASRRFDTAFFITFMEKIPQIFADDKEVVDIKVVSPLEMVKQWRTGAVQLPPPQVYEVSRLLSIDSYEELEEFARERGKNGMDHYFPVRIVAKNGTVLCLAGDDLYPEEPDYTGEQAQLVVQETVEELRGLAQNHHRMELKKHNLKLLDHGVRLARGSITDLPESLTPTSLPVRVPFILPSASPPYPWALSTTTQHFQQPAAARVSCVKPRGAPAA; this is encoded by the exons atgagacagGGACCGATGAAG ACCATGGCTGGAAGGTTATGGCGAGAGGCAGCCTCACTCATGGTGGTGGGACGTGCAGCCAGTGTGAATTCTAAG ATTCCCAAGCAAGACTACAAGGTTCTCTTTTTGAAACGCAATGAAAGGAGTTCTTTCATGCCAAACTCGTATGTGTTTCCAG GAGGAGTGAGTGAACCTGCAGATTTCTCTGAGGAATGGTTTGATGTGTTCAAAAAGTGTGGATATGAACCATTCGGTCTGCTCAAAGACTTAAG AACCAATGCACCATCACCTATGATATTTTCCAACAAGACATACTCCATCACACCTGAGATTGGCTTCAGGATAGGAGCCATAAGGGAGGCCTTTGAGGAATGTGGCCTTTTAATTGCACATCACTTCCCCTTCAAAAGCCTGGACAAGCCAGAACTCACAAAATGGCAGCAAATTGTGCACCAGGATGCTTCAcag TTTGTTGTGATGTTCCAAGAGCTGGGTGGGTGTCCTGGCCTCTGGGATCTGCATGAGTGGATATCATGGCTCACACCAACACACTTTGCCAGTCGGAGATTTGACACTGCTTTCTTCATAACCTTCATGGAAAAAATACCGCAAATTTTTGCTGATGACAAAGAAGTTGTTGATATTAAG GTGGTGTCGCCTTTAGAAATGGTGAAACAGTGGCGCACTGgagctgtccagcttccaccacCTCAGGTCTATGAAGTGAGTCGTCTGCTTAGTATTGACTCTTatgaggagctggaggagtttGCACGTGAGCGAGGAAAAAATGGCATGGATCATTATTTTCCTGTCAGAATTGTTGCCAAGAATGGAACAGTCCTTTGCTTGGCAG GAGATGATCTGTATCCTGAAGAGCCAGACTATACAGGGGAGCAGGCACAGCTTGTGGTGCAGGAGACTGTGGAGGAACTGAGAGGCCTTGCTCAGAATCATCATCGAATGGAATTGAAAAAGCACAACTTGAAATTATTG GACCACGGCGTGAGATTGGCAAGGGGCTCCATCACCGACCTCCCGGAAAGCTTGACTCCCACCTCACTCCCAGTGAGAGTGCCATTCATTCTGCCCTCAGCTTCCCCTCCCTATCCATGGGCTCTTTCCACTACGACTCAACACTTTCAACAACCCGCGGCGGCACGTGTGTCCTGCGTGAAGCCACGGGGCGCGCCAGCCGCATAG
- the LOC123520455 gene encoding nucleoside diphosphate-linked moiety X motif 19-like isoform X2 — protein MAGRLWREAASLMVVGRAASVNSKIPKQDYKVLFLKRNERSSFMPNSYVFPGGVSEPADFSEEWFDVFKKCGYEPFGLLKDLRTNAPSPMIFSNKTYSITPEIGFRIGAIREAFEECGLLIAHHFPFKSLDKPELTKWQQIVHQDASQFVVMFQELGGCPGLWDLHEWISWLTPTHFASRRFDTAFFITFMEKIPQIFADDKEVVDIKVVSPLEMVKQWRTGAVQLPPPQVYEVSRLLSIDSYEELEEFARERGKNGMDHYFPVRIVAKNGTVLCLAGDDLYPEEPDYTGEQAQLVVQETVEELRGLAQNHHRMELKKHNLKLLDHGVRLARGSITDLPESLTPTSLPVRVPFILPSASPPYPWALSTTTQHFQQPAAARVSCVKPRGAPAA, from the exons ATGGCTGGAAGGTTATGGCGAGAGGCAGCCTCACTCATGGTGGTGGGACGTGCAGCCAGTGTGAATTCTAAG ATTCCCAAGCAAGACTACAAGGTTCTCTTTTTGAAACGCAATGAAAGGAGTTCTTTCATGCCAAACTCGTATGTGTTTCCAG GAGGAGTGAGTGAACCTGCAGATTTCTCTGAGGAATGGTTTGATGTGTTCAAAAAGTGTGGATATGAACCATTCGGTCTGCTCAAAGACTTAAG AACCAATGCACCATCACCTATGATATTTTCCAACAAGACATACTCCATCACACCTGAGATTGGCTTCAGGATAGGAGCCATAAGGGAGGCCTTTGAGGAATGTGGCCTTTTAATTGCACATCACTTCCCCTTCAAAAGCCTGGACAAGCCAGAACTCACAAAATGGCAGCAAATTGTGCACCAGGATGCTTCAcag TTTGTTGTGATGTTCCAAGAGCTGGGTGGGTGTCCTGGCCTCTGGGATCTGCATGAGTGGATATCATGGCTCACACCAACACACTTTGCCAGTCGGAGATTTGACACTGCTTTCTTCATAACCTTCATGGAAAAAATACCGCAAATTTTTGCTGATGACAAAGAAGTTGTTGATATTAAG GTGGTGTCGCCTTTAGAAATGGTGAAACAGTGGCGCACTGgagctgtccagcttccaccacCTCAGGTCTATGAAGTGAGTCGTCTGCTTAGTATTGACTCTTatgaggagctggaggagtttGCACGTGAGCGAGGAAAAAATGGCATGGATCATTATTTTCCTGTCAGAATTGTTGCCAAGAATGGAACAGTCCTTTGCTTGGCAG GAGATGATCTGTATCCTGAAGAGCCAGACTATACAGGGGAGCAGGCACAGCTTGTGGTGCAGGAGACTGTGGAGGAACTGAGAGGCCTTGCTCAGAATCATCATCGAATGGAATTGAAAAAGCACAACTTGAAATTATTG GACCACGGCGTGAGATTGGCAAGGGGCTCCATCACCGACCTCCCGGAAAGCTTGACTCCCACCTCACTCCCAGTGAGAGTGCCATTCATTCTGCCCTCAGCTTCCCCTCCCTATCCATGGGCTCTTTCCACTACGACTCAACACTTTCAACAACCCGCGGCGGCACGTGTGTCCTGCGTGAAGCCACGGGGCGCGCCAGCCGCATAG